One Delphinus delphis chromosome 3, mDelDel1.2, whole genome shotgun sequence genomic region harbors:
- the PRR36 gene encoding proline-rich protein 36: protein MDKRDKSRAGAAGRTPSSRPPNLPTPKPPGSPRPLPPVTSAALRVLGAAGASGRGPLAERAGGSRGAALPEATPRGGPPRSAGTGPRSPASRPPAAGRGERAPAKTPGPGCISSSGHASGPTRPGPLGQKGLRPPAEEPVARGKAPEGPRRSALSAGARRDSSGSTPAVSSSAISRRSRAAGAELGVPRAAPSARPRPPTEASRKSVSSAPERSAAEPSPATRRRPSAGGGLQRPTLRPLASSATPLSSPARSGASPAGTPRALGHPSQPKSRGLQALRPPQATPPRKGAVPAQGFSSPLATSSLPCPIAPPSHITDTPLRGSLPPSPPTTPPPQAHSHPLATPPPLAPPPSAPPSLPTLPSPPATPPLQAPPAHLGTSFPEVSASSLATATFLTSVPPSVSPALQSMPPTEASLALPPFPALPSPLATPPLSGPLPPATAPLQAPLSQATSLRNPSSSLTTPPLQAPSALPTPPPQAGPSLSPPFQATPYTLATPPTQDPSLATSPPQTSPPSSRLTTLSLPGAPPLGSPSPLATPLATPPLQATPPIQTLSLASQPGQAPPPLAVPLTHTPPSLATPPFQAAASPQSLPPLQAPPPLASLPLQAPLSPPASPPLQDPPSPLATPPPRAPPSLASPLLQAPPSPPSSPPLQVPPSPPASPPLQDPPLPLASPPPRAPPSLALPALQPPPSPPASPPLQAPRRPPTPGPDAPISGPRLTLALAPGPPPPPSRSPSSTLSGPDLAGHSSSATSTPEELRGYDSGPEGGAATSPPADAELAACHPAAWSRGSAPPLAIRGTSGAPLPWSPAAGSGSADGLCTIYEAEGPESATPATGALDPGPGSGAGGGKAAAGAGAGAGAASRGAKPARLGELPLGALQASVVQHLLSRTLLLAAAEGAAGGTGGSGDAGGAGSAGGARTALSDAELGRWAELLSPLDESRASITSVTSFSPDDVTSPQGDWTVVEVETFH from the exons ATGGACAAGAGGGACAAGTCCAGGGCAGGGGCCGCCGGTCGGACGCCCTCTTCTCGCCCTCCCAACCTTCCGACCCCCAAGCCCCCAGGGTCTCCGCGACCCCTTCCCCCCGTAACCAGCGCGGCTCTTCGAGTTCTGGGAGCAGCGGGAGCTTCAGGGCGAGGGCCTCTGGCAGAGCGAGCGGGGGGCAGCCGGGGAGCCGCTCTCCCGGAGGCTACTCCCCGGGGGGGACCACCGCGGAGTGCTGGGACAGGCCCCCGGAGCCCAG CCTCCAGGCCCccagcagctgggagaggggagcGGGCCCCTGCGAAGACCCCAGGCCCAGGCTGTATCTCTAGCTCGGGGCATGCCAGCGGGCCCACCAG GCCAGGCCCTCTTGGGCAGAAGGGGCTCCGGCCCCCAGCTGAGGAACCTGTGGCCAGAGGAAAAGCCCCTGAAGGGCCCAGAAGGAGCGCCCTGAGCGCTGGGGCACGGAGAG ACTCTTCTGGGTCCACTCCAGCCGTCTCCTCCTCGGCCATCTCCCGTCGATCCCGGGCTGCGGGCGCTGAGTTGGGTGTCCCCCGGGCAGCTCCGAGtgcccggccccggcccccgaCCGAGGCTTCCAGGAAATCAGTGAGCAGCGCCCCAGAGCGCAGCGCCGCGGAGCCGAGCCCTGCCACCAGGAGGCGACCCAGCGCCGGCGGGGGCCTCCAGAGGCCAACCTTGCGCCCCCTGGCCTCCAGCGCCACTCCTCTGTCCTCCCCAGCCCGCTCCGGGGCTTCCCCGGCTGGAACACCCCGGGCTCTGGGGCATCCCTCGCAGCCCAAGTCCAGAGGACTGCAGGCTCTACGCCCCCCGCAGGCCACACCCCCAAGGAAGGGCGCAGTCCCCGCACAgggcttttcttctcctttggccACCTCCTCCCTACCCTGTCCTATTGCACCGCCTTCCCATATCACAGACACTCCCTTGAGGGGCTCGCTCCCACCATCTCCACCGAccacgccccctccccaggcccataGCCACCCATTGGCCACGCCCCCTCCActagcccctcctccctctgctccaCCTTCTCTGCCGACCCTCCCTTCTCCACCGGCCACACCTCCTTTGCAAGCTCCCCCCGCACATCTGGGTACATCTTTTCCGGAGGTATCCGCCTCTTCCTTGGCCACGGCCACTTTTCTGACTTCAGTCCCTCCATCAGTTTCACCCGCTCTGCAGAGTATGCCCCCCACCGAGGCGTCTTTGGCTTTACCCCCTTTTCcagctctcccctctcccttggcCACACCTCCTTTGTCGGGTCCTCTGCCACCAGCCACTGCCCCTCTACAAGCCCCTCTATCTCAAGCAACATCTCTGAGGAACCCGTCTTCTTCCCTAACCACACCCCCTCTCCAGGCTCCTTCTGCTCTGCCCACGCCCCCTCCGCAGGCCggtccttctctgtctccaccTTTTCAGGCCACGCCTTATACGCTGGCCACGCCTCCCACACAGGACCCTTCTCTGGCCACATCCCCTCCACagacctctcccccttcctctcgtCTGACCACACTCTCTCTGCCAGGTGCTCCTCCTCTAGGCTCACCCTCTCCCCTGGCCACGCCTCTGGCCACTCCCCCTCTACAGGCCACTCCTCCTATACAGACACTATCTCTGGCCTCACAGCCTGGGCAGGCCCCTCCTCCACTGGCCGTGCCCCTCACACACACTCCACCTTCTCTGGCCACGCCTCCCTTTCAGGCCGCTGCCTCTCCTCAGAGCTTGCCTCCTCTGCAGGCTCCACCTCCTCTGGCCTCGCTCCCTCTGCaggcccctctctctccccctgcttCACCCCCTCTGCAagaccctccctctcccctggccACGCCCCCTCCTCGGGCTCCACCTTCTCTGGCCTCACCTCTTCTGCAGGCCCCTCCCTCGCCCCCCTCTTCACCCCCTCTGCaagttcctccctctccccctgcttCACCCCCTCTGCAagatcctccccttcccctggcctCGCCCCCTCCGCGGGCTCCACCTTCCCTGGCCTTGCCCGCTTtgcagccccctccctctccccctgcctcaCCCCCTCTGCAAGCCCCACGCCGCCCCCCAACCCCGGGTCCCGATGCCCCAATCTCGGGCCCACGGCTGACCCTGGCGCTGGCCCCGGGCCCACCGCCGCCACCCTCGCGCAGCCCGTCCAGTACGCTGAGCGGCCCGGACCTGGCGGGCCACAGCAGCAGCGCCACGAGCACGCCCGAAGAGCTGCGCGGCTACGACAGTGGGCCCGAGGGCGGCGCCGCAACCTCCCCGCCCGCCGATGCGGAGCTCGCCGCCTGCCACCCGGCCGCCTGGAGCCGAGGTTCCGCTCCGCCGCTGGCCATTCGCGGCACCTCAG GAGCGCCCCTGCCTTGGTCTCCTGCTGCCGGGTCGGGCTCTGCTGACGGCTTGTGCACCATCTACGAGGCTGAAGGGCCCGAGTCGGCAACTCCCGCCACAGGCGCGCTGGATCCGGGGCCCGGGTCTGGCGCGGGCGGTGGGAAGGCggcggctggggctggggctggggctggagcggCTTCGCGGGGAGCGAAGCCGGCGCGTCTGGGCGAGCTGCCGCTGGGGGCGCTGCAGGCGAGCGTCGTGCAGCACCTGCTGAGCCGGACGCTGCTGCTAGCTGCGGCCGAGGGTGCCGCGGGCGGCACCGGTGGCTCAGGGGACGCGGGGGGTGCCGGCAGCGCGGGGGGAGCCCGCACTGCGCTCAGCGACGCCGAACTGGGCCGCTGGGCCGAACTATTGTCTCCCCTGGACGAGTCCCGCGCCAGCATCACCTCAGTCACTAGCTTCTCCCCGGATGACGTGACTTCCCCGCAGGGTGACTGGACCGTGGTAGAGGTGGAGACCTTCCACTGA
- the LRRC8E gene encoding volume-regulated anion channel subunit LRRC8E isoform X1 → MIPVAEFKQFAEHQPNFKVLKPWWDVLAEYLTVAMLMIGVFGCTLQVTQDKIICLPSHGPRENLSEAPCRQLLLRGVSEHGGDLQELSGLRNNLDLQQYSFINQLCYETALHWYAKYFPYLVVIHTLNFMVCTSFWFKFPGTSSKIEHFISILGKCFDSPWTTRALSEVSGENHKDPAAAGRATVTMAAAAAGPGKAGEGEKEKMLAEPEKVVTEPPAVTLLDKKEGEQAKALFEKVKKFRMHVEEGDILYTMYIRQTVLKVCKFLAILVYNLVYVGKISFLVACTVDTSEVTGYASFCCSHTKAHLFSKLAFCYICFVCVYGIICFYTLFWLFHRPLKEYSFRSVREETGMGDIPDVKNDFAFMLHLIDQYDSLYSKRFAVFLSEVSESRLKQLNLNHEWTTEKLRQKLQRNACGRLELALCMLPGLPDTVFELSEVEALRLEAICDVTFPPGLSQLVHLQEISLLHSPARLPFSSQIFLRDHLKVIRVKCEELREVPLWVFGLRSLEELHLEGVFPPELARAATLESLRELKQLKVLSLRSNAGKVPASVTDVAGHLQRLSLHNDGARLLALNSLKKLAVLRELELVACGLERIPHAVFSLSALQELDLKDNHLRSIEEILSFQHCRKLVTLRLWHNQIAYVPEHVRKLRGLEQLYLSHNKLETLPTQLGMCSGLRLLDISHNGLHSLPAELGLLQNLQHLAVSYNALELLPDELFFCRKLRTLLLGYNNLSQLSPQVGALGALSRLELKGNRLEALPEELGNCGGLKKSGLLVEDTLYEGLPAEVRDRMEVE, encoded by the exons ATGATTCCGGTGGCGGAGTTCAAGCAGTTCGCGGAGCACCAGCCCAACTTCAAGGTGCTCAAACCTTGGTGGGACGTGCTGGCCGAGTACCTCACCGTGGCTATGCTCATGATCGGGGTCTTCGGCTGCACCCTCCAG GTGACACAGGACAAGATCATCTGTCTGCCCAGTCACGGACCCCGGGAGAACTTATCAGAGGCCCCGTGCCGGCAACTGCTGCTGCGGGGGGTCTCCGAGCATGGGGGGGACCTCCAGGAGTTGAGCGGCCTCAGGAACAACCTGGACCTGCAGCAATACAGCTTCATTAACCAGCTCTGCTACGAGACGGCCCTCCACTGGTACGCCAAGTACTTCCCCTACCTGGTCGTCATCCACACGCTCAACTTCATGGTCTGCACCAGCTTCTGGTTCAAGTTCCCCGGCACCAGCTCCAAGATCGAGCACTTCATCTCTATCCTGGGCAAGTGTTTCGACTCTCCGTGGACCACGCGGGCCCTATCCGAGGTCTCCGGGGAGAACCACAAGGACCCTGCCGCCGCCGGGCGGGCAACGGTGACCATGGCAGCAGCGGCGGCAGGACCAGGGAAGGCAGGTGAGGGTGAGAAGGAGAAGATGCTGGCGGAGCCTGAGAAGGTGGTGACGGAGCCACCGGCTGTCACCCTGCTGGACAAAAAGGAGGGTGAGCAGGCCAAAGCCCTGTTTGAGAAGGTCAAGAAATTCCGTATGCACGTGGAAGAGGGGGACATCCTGTACACCATGTACATCCGGCAGACGGTGCTCAAGGTCTGCAAGTTCTTGGCCATCCTGGTCTACAACCTCGTCTACGTGGGGAAGATCAGCTTCCTGGTGGCCTGTACGGTGGATACCTCGGAGGTCACGGGCTATGCCAGCTTCTGCTGCAGCCACACCAAGGCCCACCTCTTCTCCAAGCTGGCTTTCTGCTACATCTGCTTCGTGTGTGTCTACGGGATCATCTGCTTCTACACACTCTTCTGGCTCTTCCACCGGCCCCTCAAGGAGTACTCCTTCCGGTCCGTGCGGGAGGAGACGGGCATGGGCGACATCCCCGACGTCAAGAACGACTTCGCCTTCATGCTGCACCTCATCGACCAGTACGACTCACTCTACTCCAAGCGCTTCGCTGTCTTCCTCTCCGAGGTCAGCGAGAGCCGCCTGAAGCAGCTCAACCTCAACCACGAGTGGACGACCGAGAAGCTGCGGCAGAAGCTGCAGCGCAACGCCTGCGGCCGGCTCGAGCTGGCCCTCTGCATGCTCCCGGGGCTGCCCGACACGGTCTTCGAGCTCAGCGAGGTGGAGGCCCTGCGGCTGGAGGCCATCTGTGACGTCACCTTCCCCCCAGGCCTCTCGCAGCTGGTGCACCTGCAGGAGATCAGCCTGCTCCACTCTCCGGCCAGGCTGCCCTTCTCCTCGCAGATCTTCCTGCGGGACCACCTGAAGGTCATCCGGGTCAAGTGCGAGGAGCTCCGAGAGGTGCCCCTCTGGGTGTTCGGGCTGCGCAGCCTGGAGGAGCTGCACCTGGAGGGGGTCTTCCCCCCGGAGCTGGCCCGGGCAGCGACCCTCGAGAGCCTCCGGGAGCTGAAGCAGCTGAAGGTGCTGTCTCTGCGGAGCAACGCCGGCAAAGTGCCCGCCAGCGTGACCGACGTGGCCGGTCACCTGCAGCGGCTCAGCCTGCACAACGACGGGGCCCGCCTGCTGGCACTGAACAGCCTCAAGAAGCTGGCGGTGCTTCGGGAGCTGGAGCTGGTGGCCTGCGGGCTGGAGCGCATCCCCCATGCCGTCTTCAGCCTGAGCGCACTACAGGAACTGGACCTCAAGGACAACCACCTGCGGTCCATCGAGGAGATCCTCAGCTTCCAGCACTGCCGCAAGCTGGTCACACTCCGGCTGTGGCACAACCAGATCGCCTATGTCCCCGAGCACGTACGGAAGCTCCGGGGCCTTGAGCAGCTCTATCTCAGCCACAACAAGCTGGAGACACTGCCCACCCAGCTCGGCATGTGCTCTGGCCTCCGCCTGCTGGACATCTCCCATAACGGGCTGCACTCCCTGCCGGCCGAGCTGGGCCTCCTCCAGAACCTGCAGCACCTGGCTGTCTCCTACAATGCCCTGGAGCTTCTGCCCGACGAGCTCTTCTTCTGCCGCAAGCTGCGGACGCTGCTCCTCGGCTACAACAACCTGAGCCAGCTCTCACCCCAGGTGGGGGCCCTCGGGGCCCTCAGCCGCCTGGAGCTCAAGGGCAACCGGCTGGAGGCGCTGCCGGAAGAACTCGGCAACTGTGGGGGACTGAAGAAGTCGGGGCTCCTGGTGGAGGACACCCTTTACGAAGGGCTGCCGGCAGAGGTGCGGGACAGAATGGAGGTGGAGTGA
- the LRRC8E gene encoding volume-regulated anion channel subunit LRRC8E isoform X2: MVCTSFWFKFPGTSSKIEHFISILGKCFDSPWTTRALSEVSGENHKDPAAAGRATVTMAAAAAGPGKAGEGEKEKMLAEPEKVVTEPPAVTLLDKKEGEQAKALFEKVKKFRMHVEEGDILYTMYIRQTVLKVCKFLAILVYNLVYVGKISFLVACTVDTSEVTGYASFCCSHTKAHLFSKLAFCYICFVCVYGIICFYTLFWLFHRPLKEYSFRSVREETGMGDIPDVKNDFAFMLHLIDQYDSLYSKRFAVFLSEVSESRLKQLNLNHEWTTEKLRQKLQRNACGRLELALCMLPGLPDTVFELSEVEALRLEAICDVTFPPGLSQLVHLQEISLLHSPARLPFSSQIFLRDHLKVIRVKCEELREVPLWVFGLRSLEELHLEGVFPPELARAATLESLRELKQLKVLSLRSNAGKVPASVTDVAGHLQRLSLHNDGARLLALNSLKKLAVLRELELVACGLERIPHAVFSLSALQELDLKDNHLRSIEEILSFQHCRKLVTLRLWHNQIAYVPEHVRKLRGLEQLYLSHNKLETLPTQLGMCSGLRLLDISHNGLHSLPAELGLLQNLQHLAVSYNALELLPDELFFCRKLRTLLLGYNNLSQLSPQVGALGALSRLELKGNRLEALPEELGNCGGLKKSGLLVEDTLYEGLPAEVRDRMEVE; the protein is encoded by the coding sequence ATGGTCTGCACCAGCTTCTGGTTCAAGTTCCCCGGCACCAGCTCCAAGATCGAGCACTTCATCTCTATCCTGGGCAAGTGTTTCGACTCTCCGTGGACCACGCGGGCCCTATCCGAGGTCTCCGGGGAGAACCACAAGGACCCTGCCGCCGCCGGGCGGGCAACGGTGACCATGGCAGCAGCGGCGGCAGGACCAGGGAAGGCAGGTGAGGGTGAGAAGGAGAAGATGCTGGCGGAGCCTGAGAAGGTGGTGACGGAGCCACCGGCTGTCACCCTGCTGGACAAAAAGGAGGGTGAGCAGGCCAAAGCCCTGTTTGAGAAGGTCAAGAAATTCCGTATGCACGTGGAAGAGGGGGACATCCTGTACACCATGTACATCCGGCAGACGGTGCTCAAGGTCTGCAAGTTCTTGGCCATCCTGGTCTACAACCTCGTCTACGTGGGGAAGATCAGCTTCCTGGTGGCCTGTACGGTGGATACCTCGGAGGTCACGGGCTATGCCAGCTTCTGCTGCAGCCACACCAAGGCCCACCTCTTCTCCAAGCTGGCTTTCTGCTACATCTGCTTCGTGTGTGTCTACGGGATCATCTGCTTCTACACACTCTTCTGGCTCTTCCACCGGCCCCTCAAGGAGTACTCCTTCCGGTCCGTGCGGGAGGAGACGGGCATGGGCGACATCCCCGACGTCAAGAACGACTTCGCCTTCATGCTGCACCTCATCGACCAGTACGACTCACTCTACTCCAAGCGCTTCGCTGTCTTCCTCTCCGAGGTCAGCGAGAGCCGCCTGAAGCAGCTCAACCTCAACCACGAGTGGACGACCGAGAAGCTGCGGCAGAAGCTGCAGCGCAACGCCTGCGGCCGGCTCGAGCTGGCCCTCTGCATGCTCCCGGGGCTGCCCGACACGGTCTTCGAGCTCAGCGAGGTGGAGGCCCTGCGGCTGGAGGCCATCTGTGACGTCACCTTCCCCCCAGGCCTCTCGCAGCTGGTGCACCTGCAGGAGATCAGCCTGCTCCACTCTCCGGCCAGGCTGCCCTTCTCCTCGCAGATCTTCCTGCGGGACCACCTGAAGGTCATCCGGGTCAAGTGCGAGGAGCTCCGAGAGGTGCCCCTCTGGGTGTTCGGGCTGCGCAGCCTGGAGGAGCTGCACCTGGAGGGGGTCTTCCCCCCGGAGCTGGCCCGGGCAGCGACCCTCGAGAGCCTCCGGGAGCTGAAGCAGCTGAAGGTGCTGTCTCTGCGGAGCAACGCCGGCAAAGTGCCCGCCAGCGTGACCGACGTGGCCGGTCACCTGCAGCGGCTCAGCCTGCACAACGACGGGGCCCGCCTGCTGGCACTGAACAGCCTCAAGAAGCTGGCGGTGCTTCGGGAGCTGGAGCTGGTGGCCTGCGGGCTGGAGCGCATCCCCCATGCCGTCTTCAGCCTGAGCGCACTACAGGAACTGGACCTCAAGGACAACCACCTGCGGTCCATCGAGGAGATCCTCAGCTTCCAGCACTGCCGCAAGCTGGTCACACTCCGGCTGTGGCACAACCAGATCGCCTATGTCCCCGAGCACGTACGGAAGCTCCGGGGCCTTGAGCAGCTCTATCTCAGCCACAACAAGCTGGAGACACTGCCCACCCAGCTCGGCATGTGCTCTGGCCTCCGCCTGCTGGACATCTCCCATAACGGGCTGCACTCCCTGCCGGCCGAGCTGGGCCTCCTCCAGAACCTGCAGCACCTGGCTGTCTCCTACAATGCCCTGGAGCTTCTGCCCGACGAGCTCTTCTTCTGCCGCAAGCTGCGGACGCTGCTCCTCGGCTACAACAACCTGAGCCAGCTCTCACCCCAGGTGGGGGCCCTCGGGGCCCTCAGCCGCCTGGAGCTCAAGGGCAACCGGCTGGAGGCGCTGCCGGAAGAACTCGGCAACTGTGGGGGACTGAAGAAGTCGGGGCTCCTGGTGGAGGACACCCTTTACGAAGGGCTGCCGGCAGAGGTGCGGGACAGAATGGAGGTGGAGTGA
- the MAP2K7 gene encoding dual specificity mitogen-activated protein kinase kinase 7 isoform X2, with the protein MAASSLEQKLSRLEAKLKQENREARRRIDLNLDISPQRPRPTLQLPLANDGGSRSPSSESSPQHPTPPARPRHMLGLPSTLFTPRSMESIEIDQKLQEIMKQTGYLTIGGQRYQAEINDLENLGEMGSGTCGQVWKMRFRKTGHVIAVKQMRRSGNKEENKRILMDLDVVLKSHDCPYIVQCFGTFITNTDVFIAMELMGTCAEKLKKRMQGPIPERILGKMTVAIVKALYYLKEKHGVIHRDVKPSNILLDERGQIKLCDFGISGRLVDSKAKTRSAGCAAYMAPERIDPPDPTKPDYDIRADVWSLGISLVELATGQFPYKNCKTDFEVLTKVLQEEPPLLPGHMGFSGDFQSFVKDCLTKDHRKRPKYNKLLEHSFIKRYETLEVDVASWFKDVMAKTESPRASGVLSQHHLPFFR; encoded by the exons ATGGCGGCGTCCTCCCTGGAGCAGAAGCTGTCCCGCCTGGAAGCAAAGCTGAAGCAGGAGAACCGCGAGGCCCGGCGGAGGATCGACCTCAACCTGGATATCAGCCCCCAGCGGCCCAGGCCCA ccctgcagctCCCACTGGCCAACGATGGGGGCAGCCGCTCACCGTCCTCCGAGAGCTCCCCGCAGCACCCCACGCCCCCCGCACGGCCCCGCCACATGCTGGGGCTCCCGTCAACCTTGTTCACACCGCGCAGCATGGAGAG CATCGAGATTGACCAGAAGCTGCAGGAGATCATGAAGCAGACGGGCTACCTGACCATTGGGGGCCAG CGCTACCAGGCGGAAATCAACGACCTGGAGAACCTGGGGGAGATGGGCAGCGGCACCTGTGGCCAGGTGTGGAAGATGCGTTTCCGGAAGACGGGGCACGTCATCGCTGTCAAG CAAATGCGGCGCTCGGGGAACAAGGAAGAGAACAAGCGGATCCTCATGGACCTGGACGTGGTCCTCAAGAGCCACGATTGCCCCTACATCGTGCAGTGCTTCGGGACCTTCATCACCAAC ACGGACGTCTTCATTGCCATGGAGCTCATGGGCACGTGCGCCGAGAAGCTCAAGAAGCGGATGCAGGGCCCTATCCCTGAACGGATCCTGGGCAAGATGACGGTGGCG ATCGTGAAGGCACTCTACTACCTGAAGGAGAAGCACGGCGTGATCCACCGGGACGTCAAGCCCTCCAACATCCTGCTGGATGAGCGGGGCCAGATCAAGCTCTGCGACTTCGGCATCAGCGGCCGCCTCGTCGACTCCAAAGCCAAAACGCGGAGCGCGGGTTGCGCTGCCTACATGGCA CCTGAGCGCATCGACCCCCCGGACCCCACCAAGCCCGACTACGACATCCGGGCCGACGTGTGGAGCCTGGGCATCTCCTTG GTGGAGCTGGCGACGGGACAGTTTCCCTACAAGAACTGCAAGACGGACTTTGAGGTCCTCACCAAAGTCCTACAGGAAGAACCCCCGCTCCTGCCCGGTCACATGGGCTTCTCGGGGGACTTTCAGTCCTTCGTCAAAGACTG cCTTACTAAAGATCACAGGAAGAGACCAAAGTATAATAAGCTACTT GAACACAGCTTCATCAAGCGCTACGAGACGCTGGAGGTGGACGTGGCGTCCTGGTTCAAGGATGTCATGGCGAAGACCGAGTCGCCGCGGGCGAGCGGGGTCCTGAGCCAGCATCACCTGCCCTTCTTCAGGTAG
- the MAP2K7 gene encoding dual specificity mitogen-activated protein kinase kinase 7 isoform X1 produces MAASSLEQKLSRLEAKLKQENREARRRIDLNLDISPQRPRPIIVITLSPAPAPSQRAALQLPLANDGGSRSPSSESSPQHPTPPARPRHMLGLPSTLFTPRSMESIEIDQKLQEIMKQTGYLTIGGQRYQAEINDLENLGEMGSGTCGQVWKMRFRKTGHVIAVKQMRRSGNKEENKRILMDLDVVLKSHDCPYIVQCFGTFITNTDVFIAMELMGTCAEKLKKRMQGPIPERILGKMTVAIVKALYYLKEKHGVIHRDVKPSNILLDERGQIKLCDFGISGRLVDSKAKTRSAGCAAYMAPERIDPPDPTKPDYDIRADVWSLGISLVELATGQFPYKNCKTDFEVLTKVLQEEPPLLPGHMGFSGDFQSFVKDCLTKDHRKRPKYNKLLEHSFIKRYETLEVDVASWFKDVMAKTESPRASGVLSQHHLPFFR; encoded by the exons ATGGCGGCGTCCTCCCTGGAGCAGAAGCTGTCCCGCCTGGAAGCAAAGCTGAAGCAGGAGAACCGCGAGGCCCGGCGGAGGATCGACCTCAACCTGGATATCAGCCCCCAGCGGCCCAGGCCCA TTATTGTGATCACTCTAAGCCCTGCTCCTGCCCCGTCCCAACGAGCAG ccctgcagctCCCACTGGCCAACGATGGGGGCAGCCGCTCACCGTCCTCCGAGAGCTCCCCGCAGCACCCCACGCCCCCCGCACGGCCCCGCCACATGCTGGGGCTCCCGTCAACCTTGTTCACACCGCGCAGCATGGAGAG CATCGAGATTGACCAGAAGCTGCAGGAGATCATGAAGCAGACGGGCTACCTGACCATTGGGGGCCAG CGCTACCAGGCGGAAATCAACGACCTGGAGAACCTGGGGGAGATGGGCAGCGGCACCTGTGGCCAGGTGTGGAAGATGCGTTTCCGGAAGACGGGGCACGTCATCGCTGTCAAG CAAATGCGGCGCTCGGGGAACAAGGAAGAGAACAAGCGGATCCTCATGGACCTGGACGTGGTCCTCAAGAGCCACGATTGCCCCTACATCGTGCAGTGCTTCGGGACCTTCATCACCAAC ACGGACGTCTTCATTGCCATGGAGCTCATGGGCACGTGCGCCGAGAAGCTCAAGAAGCGGATGCAGGGCCCTATCCCTGAACGGATCCTGGGCAAGATGACGGTGGCG ATCGTGAAGGCACTCTACTACCTGAAGGAGAAGCACGGCGTGATCCACCGGGACGTCAAGCCCTCCAACATCCTGCTGGATGAGCGGGGCCAGATCAAGCTCTGCGACTTCGGCATCAGCGGCCGCCTCGTCGACTCCAAAGCCAAAACGCGGAGCGCGGGTTGCGCTGCCTACATGGCA CCTGAGCGCATCGACCCCCCGGACCCCACCAAGCCCGACTACGACATCCGGGCCGACGTGTGGAGCCTGGGCATCTCCTTG GTGGAGCTGGCGACGGGACAGTTTCCCTACAAGAACTGCAAGACGGACTTTGAGGTCCTCACCAAAGTCCTACAGGAAGAACCCCCGCTCCTGCCCGGTCACATGGGCTTCTCGGGGGACTTTCAGTCCTTCGTCAAAGACTG cCTTACTAAAGATCACAGGAAGAGACCAAAGTATAATAAGCTACTT GAACACAGCTTCATCAAGCGCTACGAGACGCTGGAGGTGGACGTGGCGTCCTGGTTCAAGGATGTCATGGCGAAGACCGAGTCGCCGCGGGCGAGCGGGGTCCTGAGCCAGCATCACCTGCCCTTCTTCAGGTAG